In one window of Camelina sativa cultivar DH55 chromosome 15, Cs, whole genome shotgun sequence DNA:
- the LOC104746457 gene encoding probable tetraacyldisaccharide 4'-kinase, mitochondrial isoform X1 has protein sequence MVEYISQFLVDSGLSPLILTRGYGGGDEAKMLKRHLQGGPVKIGVGANRASTAAWFFEKYGCVDPSSIRSFFDLHERAEAMNISQKIGVVVLDDGMQHWSLSRDLEIVMLNGMNPWGNGHLVPLGPLREPLVALERADIVVVHHVNLITKQSLRDIENFIQGFKKSIPIFYSNMVPKFLFDVNNAKSHLALEALRCASVLCVSAIGFADAFVKSIVMTGARYVDRLDFSDHHLFEAQDVETMRRRAKGLEQKTNSKPIIVLTEKDYDRDPDILKCLDSYTVLVLCSELQITHFRGTDGDTYKSTLTRVAAKFCVSN, from the exons ATGGTGGAATACATTTCTCAATTCCTCGTTGATTCTGGACTTTCACCTCTTATCCTCACTCGT GGTTATGGTGGTGGAGATGAAGCCAAAATGCTTAAAAGACATCTTCAAGGTGGACCGGTAAAGATTGGGGTTGGTGCAAACCGGGCATCTACCGCTGCTTGGTTTTTCGAAAAGTATGGCTGTGTAGATCCTTCTAGTATAAGGTCATTCTTTGATCTTCATGAAAGAGCAGAAGCTATGAACATTTCGCAGAAAATTGGAGTAGTTGTTCTAGATGATGGGATGCAG CATTGGAGTTTGTCTCGTGATCTCGAGATTGTGATGCTTAACGGGATGAATCCGTGGGGAAATGGTCATTTAGTTCCCCTTGGTCCCTTACGTGAACCTCTTGTGGCGCTTGAGCGGGCAGATATTGTTGTAGTACACCACGTGAACTTG ATAACTAAACAAAGCCTCAGAGATATTGAGAACTTTATACAAGGATTCAAAAAGTCGATCCCGATTTTTTACTCCAACATGGTGCCCAAATTCCTGTTCGATGTTAACAATGCTAAGTCACATCTCGCTTTAGAAGCATTGCGATGTGCATCTGTGCTATGTGTTTCCGCAATTGGATTCGCTGACGCATTTGTCAAGAGCATTGTGATG ACAGGAGCACGTTATGTTGATAGACTTGATTTCAGTGATCATCATTTATTTGAAGCACAG GATGTGGAAACTATGAGGAGGAGAGCAAAGGGACTAGAGCAAAAAACTAATTCCAAGCCTATCATTGTGCTAACTGAAAAG gATTATGATAGAGACCCGGACATCCTCAAATGTCTGGACTCTTACACAGTCTTGGTTCTATGCTCTGAGTTGCAAATAACTCATTTTAGAGGAACTGATGGGGATACCTATAAATCTACACTTACGAGAGTAGCTGCTAAGTTTTGTGTTTCTAATTAG